GCGTGGTCGTGACCGGCATCGAGATCATCGATCGCCAGGATACGGTGCTCACGCTCGATGTCGCCTGCGGCAAGGGTTTCTATGTGCGCAGCCTGGCCCACGATCTCGGTGAGGCCCTGGGCTGCGGGGGGCATGTCGCGGAGTTGCGCCGGCTCGCGGTCGGGCGTTTTACCATTGATCAGGCCGTGGCGCTCGCGGATGTCGGCCTCGATACCGCCTTGCTCGAGAGTGACGCCGCGCTCACCGGTCTGCCGTCGGTGGTGTTGCCGGGCTTCCTGGCGCGCGCCGTCATGCGCGGGCAAGGCGTGCACATCGGTGGCCGGGAACAGGAGGGTTGGGTCCGTTTGTATGACGATTCGGGGGTGTTCCTCGGTATCGGGTGGTCGGTGGCGGCCGGGGAGATCCGCCCCAAGCGCCTATGGGTCGGGGCGCCTGCGCATGTTGAGCCCATGGACGCACGCGGTTAGAATAGCGGTTTATCCTTTTCTCGGAATATTTCGGGTCAGCGAGGGCGGTATGGCATTCACGGTCGAAAAAAAGACGCAGGTAATCAAGGAATACCGGAGGGGCGAGGCCGACACCGGATCCCCGGAGGTACAGGTGGCGCTGATCTCGGCCCATATCGATGAGCTTTCGCAGCACTTCGCCGTCCACAAGAAGGACAACCACTCGCGCCAGGGTCTTCTGCGCATGGTCGGCAAGCGGCGTAAGCTCCTCGATTATCTAAAACGCGTGGATACCGGTCGTTACCGCGACCTCGTCGCGCGACTTGGCCTGCGCAAGTAGGGCGAAACACCCCAAAAGAGCATCGAAGCGGAGGACAAGCGCGTTGGGTAAAATCACAAAGACGTTCCCGTATGGCAACCATACGGTCAAGATCGAAACCGGGGAGATTGCCCGCCAAGCCACGGGCGCCGTCATGGCCAGCATGGGTGACACGGTCGTGCAGGTCACGGTGGTGGGCATGCGGCAGTCCGCGCCCGATCGCGATTTCTTTCCAATGACCGTGGATTACCAGGAGCGCTCCTACGCCGCCGGACGTATCCCCGGAGGATTTTTCAAGCGCGAGGGGCGCCCCTCGGAAAAGGAAATCCTGACCTCCCGCCTCATAGACCGCCCGATCCGCCCGCTGTTTCCGAAGTCGTTCACCAATGAAGTACAGATTATCGCCACCGTGATGTCGCTGGATCCCGATATCGATCCCGATATCATCTCGCTCATCGGGGCGTCGGCCGCGCTGTCGCTTTCGGGCATGCCGTTCAAGGGTCCCTTGGGGGCGGCGCGCGTGGGTTATCGCGATGGCCAATACCTTCTGAACCCGGGGATGTCGGATCTCGCCACCTCGGCGCTCGATCTGGTGGTGGCCGGCACACGGAACGCCGTCTTGATGGTGGAGTCGGAGGCCAAGGTCCTGCCCGAGGATGTGATGTTGGGGGCGGTGCTGTTCGGCCATGAGCAGATGCGCGCCGTGATCCAGGCCATCGACGAGTTGGTGGCCGAGGCCAAGGTGCAGCCTTGGGACTGGACGCCGCCGGCGAAGGATGCCGGGCTTGCCACGGTGCTTGCCACCGCGATCGGCGCCGAGCTCACGGCCGCCTATCAGATCCGCGAGAAGCTGCCGCGCCAGGATCGCGTGGCGGAGTTGCGCGACAAGGCGGTGGCGGAGCTTGCCGGAGAGGCCCCGAAGCCCAATGCCGATCAGGTGCTCGCGGCCTTCGGGGCGCTCGAGAAGCGCATCGTGCGCGGGCGGATCCTGAGCGGTGAACCGCGTATCGATGGGCGCGACAACAAGACCGTGCGCCCGATCACGATCCGCACCGGTGTGCTGCCACGCACGCATGGTTCGGCGCTCTTTACGCGCGGTGAGACCCAGGCGCTGGTGGTCACGACCCTTGGTACGGGACGCGACGCGCAGATGATCGATGCCCTCGAGGGCGAGCGCAAGGACCCGTTCATGCTGCATTACAATTTCCCGCCATCCTCGGTGGGCGAGACCGGGCGGGTGGGCAGCCCCAAGCGCCGCGAGATCGGCCATGGGCGGTTGGCTAAGCGCGCGATCGCGGCGGTGCTGCCGGACCTGGCGGAGTTCCCCTACGTATTGCGCGTCGTTTCCGAGATCACCGAGTCGAACGGTTCGAGTTCGATGGCCACGGTGTGCGGAACCAGCCTGTCTCTGATGGATGCCGGCGTGAAGACCAAGGCGCCGGTGGCGGGTATCGCCATGGGGCTCATCAAGGAAGACGACCGGTTCGCGGTGCTGACTGATATCCTGGGCGACGAGGATCACTTGGGCGACATGGACTTCAAGGTGGCCGGGACCGCCGAGGGCGTGACCGCCTTGCAGATGGACATCAAGATCGAGGGGATCAACCGCGAGATCATGGATACCGCCCTGAAGCAGGCGCGCGACGGCCGGCTGCATATCCTCGGCATCATGAACGGTGCGATAGGCGAGGCGCGCCAGGAGATGTCCGAGTATGCGCCGCGCATCATCACCTTCAAGATCAATCCGGAAAAGATCCGCGATGTGATCGGCAAGGGTGGCGCCACGATCCGCGCGCTGTGCGAGGAGACCGGTGCGACCATCGATATCGATGACGACGGGGTCGTGAAGATCGCGTCCGTGGACAATGCCGCGGGCCAGGAGGCGCGTCACCGCATCGAGCAGATCACAGCCGAGGTGCAGGTGGGCATGATATATGAAGGGCGGGTGGCGAAGCTCATGGACTTCGGGGCATTCGTCACCATCCTTCCGGGCAAGGACGGGCTCGTCCATATCTCGCAGATATCCCATGAGCGTGTCGAGAACGTGAGCGAGAAGCTCGCCGAGGGTCAGACGGTACGCGTCAAGGTCCTGGAGGTCGACAAGCAGGGCCGCATCCGCTTGAGCATGAAGGCGGTGGAGGGCGGCTAGCGAGCGGCTCGACGCGGCAGCGCGATAGGAGAGGGGGCGGCGGATCACTCTGCGCGCCCCCTGTCATTTTGGGGCCAATGACTGGCCCGTGATAGAAATGTGGCGAGGAGGGAATTATGGAAGGCGCTCCCGCGTCTCTTGGTCTGCGCGAGACCATCATGAAAGACATGCAAGGCGCGGTGCGCCTGGCGACCGCCTATGTGGGCCTGAGCGGCGGACTTTTGCAGGCCATGGCGGCCCTCGGCCGGGCCGATGCCGGGGCGGTTGCGAAGGCCGCGGGCGCGGATGAGGGCTATGTCGTGCGCTGGTGCGACGCGGCCTATGCGTTCGGGATTTTGGATGAAGAACCGGGAGGGTTTGTGCTGACCGAGCTCGGACGGGCGTTCCTGCCGGAGGCGCCCGGGACGCTCATGCCCTTTGCCGTCCAGGAGGTGCTGACGGCGCATATCGCCGAGCGCGCCGCCGGCCTCATGAAGACCGGGGAACGTCCCGGGGAGTCGGTGCTCGCCGAGCGCGCCACCATCCTCCCATGGTTTGGGCCCATGCTCGAGGCCCAGTTCGGGCCGGTCTTTGAAAAGACCATTATGCCGGCGGTCCCCGTCTATGAACGGGCGGCGGGACGCGGTGGATTCGTCATAGACCTCGGCTGCGGCAACGGTTGGTATCTCATGCGCCTGGCGCGCGCCTATCCGGGCCTGCGGTGCCTTGGTATCGACGGCTTCGATGAGAACATCCGGCAGGGTCAGGCGCGCGCCGAGGCCGCGGGTCTTGCTGACCGCGTGCGTTTTGCCAAGGGCGACATCTATGGTTTCGAGAGCCCGGAGCCGGCCGACATCATCGCGCTCAATCGCGCCCTGCATCACGTATGGGACGAAAAGGATACGGTGTTCCGAATATTGCATGATCACGTGAAGCCCGGGGGCGCGGCGGTCATATGGGAGCCGCATTGGCCCGCGGACCGCGCCGCCTTACGCGAACCGGGACGGCGCATGGTGGCCTTCCAGAACCTGACCGAACATGTCCAGGGCAACCATTTCCTGAGTCCCTCCGAGATCGCGGAGGCCTTCCGGGGCGCGGGCCTCGTGCCCGAGGTCTATGATTTCCTGGAAGGGCGCGAGGCGGTGGTAGTCGGCACGCGGCCCTGAGGGCGGCGGGTATCGGAGGCCCCCGGGCCGGAGGGTCCGGGGGGCCCGATCCGGGGCACCCGCCGGCGTAAGATCCGGCGGCGGTAGGGCGACTAACTGGCGGCGGGCGCGGGAATGCGCCGGCGATAATACGAGGGGGGTCGAGCAGGATTGCCTGAACCACCCCAGGATGACCCACACCACGCTCAAAAGAGGTTCTATGGCAGCCCTACGTAAAATGGCAGTCCTGCGCAAATGGTTGTTCGTGATCCTGGCCTCCGGGGTTCTGGCGGTGCCGGCCCTGGCCGAGAACTGGACGCTATTCCATCATTACGACTTCAATAAGCCGCAATTCATCCATTCGCACCCGTTCGCCAAGGAGCATCTGGTCGTGCAGGTCGATCAAGGCAATCCGCATCGCTGGAGTCTCGCGCTCTCGAACGTCGCCAATGTGTTGAATTACTTTGGTTCCGACAAGATCCAGATCGTGGTCGTGGCCTATGGGCCCGGGCTCAAGATGCTGTTTGCCAACAGCCCCCTCAAGCTGCGCGTGCAGAGCCTGAATGCCCAGGGCGTGGAGTTCGATGCCTGTCATATGACGATGCTCGGGATCAAGGCCAAGACCGGGCATCTCCCGAAGCTCCTGCCGCAGGCGGCGGTGGTGCCGGGCGGCGTGATCCGCATCATGCAGCTCGAGCAGCACGGCTTTGATCTGCTGAAGCCCTGAGCGGCTGGGTTATGAGGCCCGCGGACTCACGCGGGCCTCATGCATGTAAGGCCCGAGAAAGGCCCCCAGGCGGTCGTCCAGCCAAAAACGTGGCGCCCACGGGGTACCTCCGGCAATGAAGCCCACATGCCCCCCTTGCGCATAGAGCTCCAGGCGCACCGCGCTCGCGAGTTCGCCCGCGGTGGGTGTGCTGCCGGGCATCAGGAACGGGTCGTCTTCGGCCTGCACGAGCAGTGTCGGGACGCTGATATAACGAAGATAGGGACGGCAGCTGGCGCGCCGGTAATAGTCGTCGGCGTCACGAAAGCCGTGCAGGGGGGCGGTCACCGCACCATCGAAGGCCCGGAAGTCGCGCAGCGCCTTCAGAAACCGCACGTCGCCGCCCCGCGCCCGGACCTTGCGTGCCAGCGAGCGCCTGAGCCAGCGTAACAGTACCCATTGATAGAGGCGCGATGGCCCGCTGTCCAGGCGACGCGCGGCGCTCGCGAGCTCGAAGGGTACCGAGACGGCGGCCGCGGCCTTGAGCGGCGCCTGTTCGCCGCGCTCGCCGAGCCACTTCAATAGCACCGAGCCCCCGAGCGAATAGCCGACCGCGCACACGCCCTCGGGGTGGCGGCGCGTCAAGAGATCGACGATCGCCTGGAGATCTTGGGTCTCGCCGGCATGATAGCCTCGCGGGAGGCGGTTGGGCTCGCCGCTGCACCCGCGAAAGTGCATGACGACGGCCCTCCAGCCGGCGCCCCGACAATGACGCAAGAGGCGCGTGATATAGGGGGAGCGCGAGGAGCCTTCAAGCCCGTGGAGTATGAGCACCGTGGGGCCCGTGCGTGGCGAGGGCGTGAGCCAGTCCAGGTCCAGGAAATCCCCATCGGGCAGCGTCACGCGCTCGCGCGTCAAGACCTCGCCGCGGGCGCGGTCTTTCAGCGCCCCGAGCACGGTCTGGGCGTGGGGATTGCGGGCCCAGACCGGGGCCCTAAAGGGCGTCATTCCGAATCGTGCCCCTGGAGCTGGCGTATGATGTCCGGGTTCTCGAGCGTGGAGATATCTTCATCCACGGTCTCGCCGCGCGCCACGGCGCGCAACAGGCGGCGCATGATCTTGCCGGAGCGGGTCTTTGGGAGGTTGTCGGCAAAGCGGATGTCCGCGGGCTTGGCGATCGGCCCGATCTTCTCGCCCACCCAGGCGCGCAGCTCGGCGATGCGCGAGGCGCGTTCCTCGCCTTCAGGCCTTGGCCCGCGCGGCACCACGAAGGCGCAGATCGCCTCGCCGGTCAATTCGTCGGGCCGCCCGACGACCGCCGCCTCGGCGATCAGGGGGTGGGCCACGAGCACCGACTCGATCTCCATTGTCCCCAGGCGGTGACCGGAGACCTTGAGCACGTCGTCGACCCGCCCCATGACCCAAAAGTAGCCGTCGGCGTCGCGTCGCGCCCCGTCGCCGCTCACATAGTAGCGGTTCTGGAAGCGCTCCCAATAGGTCTCGCGGTAGCGCTGGGGGTCGCCCCAGACCGTACGCAACATCGATGGCCACGGGCGCTTGATCACCAGGAAGCCGCCTTCGTCGGGGGCGGTCACGGGTGTACCCTCGGCATCCACCACGTCGGCCACGATCCCGGGGAGCGGTCGTGTGCACGACCCGGGTTTCAAAGCCACGATCCCGGGGATGGGTGCGATCATATGGACCCCGGTCTCGGTCTGCCACCAGGTATCGACGATCGGGCATCGGCCCTGGCCTATGACCTGGTAATACCACATCCAGGCCTCCGGATTGATGGGCTCACCCACACTCCCGAGCAGTCGCAGGCGACTTAAGTCATGACGGCGCGGGTAATCGTCCCCGTGTTTTTTCAAGGCCCGGATGGCGGTCGGTGCGGTATAGAAGACGCTGACCCGGTGGCGTTCGCAGAGGTCCCAGAAGCGTCCCGGGTCGGGGATGGTCGGGGCCCCCTCGTACATGACCATGGTCGCGCCGCACGCGAGCGGCCCGTAGGCCACATAGCTGTGACCGGTCACCCAGCCCACATCCGCCGTGCACCAGAAGACATCGTCTTCGCGGATGTCGAACACCCAGCGCATGGTGAGGATGGTCCCGAGGAGATAGCCGGCGCTGGCGTGCTGTATGCCCTTGGGCTGTCCCGTCGACCCCGAGGTATAGAGCAGGTACAGCGGGTGTTCGCTGCCCACGGCCACCGGGGCGCAGTCAGCGCTCACATCGGCCACCGCCTCGTGCCACCAGATATCACGCCCGGGGCGCCAGGCGATGGCATTACCGGCGCGCTTGAGCACGAACACCGTGCGTACCGTCGGGCACTCGTCTAGCACCTGGTCACAGATGGCCTTCAACCCTATGATGCGTCCCCCGCGATGCCCGCCATCGGCGGTCACTACGGCGACCGCCCCGGCGTCCTTGATGCGGTCCTTCAGGGATTCGCTCGAGAAGCCCCCGAATACCACCGAATGGATGGCACCGATGCGCGCGCACGCCTGCATGGCGATCACCGCCTCCGGCACCATGGGCATGTAGATCACCACCCGGTCACCGGTGTTGATGCCCTGGGCGCGCAGGGCGTTGGCGAAGCGCCCGACCTCGGCCAGCAGCTCCCGATAGGTCAGGATGCGCACATCCCCAGGCTCCCCCTCGAAGAGGATGGCCGGCTTGTCGGCACGCTGCGCGATGTGTCGGTCCAGGCAGTTGACAGAGACATTCAGGACGCCATCGTCGAACCAGCGATAATGCGGGGCATTGTCCCCGTCCAAGGTGCGCGTGAAGGGCTTGATCCAGTCGATCTCCTCGCGCGCGCGTCGCGCCCAAAAGCCCTCGTAGTCGCTTTCGGCCTCGGCGAGTAGGCGTCGGTAGAGTTCCTCGGTCATGGCCCCCCCGCGCCCGAAGTCCTTCGGCGGGGGAAACAGACGGTTTTCGGTAAAAAGCGACTCGATGGGATCGCGCGATTCGTGGGCCAAGGTTTATCTCCCGATATCAGATCCGTTCGTTGGATTCGGCCCCTGGCTTTCGTTGATCACCGGCGATAGGGGGTTTGCGAGCCGCGCGTCGATGGCGGCGCACGGCCAGGACCAGGAACACCATAAGGCCGCCGGCCACGGCATCATCCATGCCGTGCATATAGGGCGAGAGCGCCTGCCAATGTTGACCAAGGCGCAGACCGACCCATGCCAAAACTGCGCACCAGACGAGGGAGCCGGCCGCCGAATAGGCGATGAACGCCGCAAGCGGCATGCGCGCCACGCCCGCCGGCAGCGATATGAAGGTACGCAGGATGGGCAGCAGGCGGCCTAGGAACACCGCCGCGTGGCCGTGGCGCGCAAACCAGGCGTGCGCGGAGTCGAGGTCGTGGGGCGATATCAGGATCTTGCGGCCGTGGCGGCGCAAAAACGGCAGCCCGCCGTAGGCCCCGAGGGCATAGGCGGCAAGCGAGCCTGCCACGTTGCCGATGGTGCCGGCCGCTATGACCCCGAAAAGGCCCAGGGCCTTGGTCGACGCCAGATAGCCCGAGAAGGTCATGATGACCTCCGAGGGGATGGGGATGCAGGCGCTCTCCAGCATCATGAGCGCCGCTATGCCGATGTAGCCCGTCTGGCGGATCATGAGCAGCATCGCGCCGGCCAGGGCATGGATGAAGGCGTGTATCACAGCCGACCCCTCGGTCCTTTCATAACTAGGCCTGTGGCGACCGGCCGACCCGGAGTCCGTTTCTCCCGGGTGACGTCACGGCGCGAGGGGCCGGTGCGCACCCGCGGGCCGCCCCGCACCCTCAAGCCATCTGTTTTTCGCGGATCTCGTCCAAGGTCTTGCAGTCTATGCACAAGGTGGCGGTGGGTCGCGCCTCGAGCCTCTGCACGCCGATTTCCACGCCGCAATTCTCGCAATACCCGTAATCGTCGGCATCGATGCGACTCACGGCCTCGTCGATCTTCTTGATCAATTTGCGCTCGCGCTCGCGATTGCGCAGCTCCAGCGACATGTCGGTTTCCTGGCTCGCGCGATCATTCGGGTCCGGATGGTTGGCGGTCTCGTCTTGCATGGCGTGCATGGTGCGCGAGACTTCTTGTATGAGTTCCGCCTTCCAGGCGAGCAGAACCTTGCGGAAGTGTTCGCGCTGGCGGGTATTCATGTATTCTTCGCCCTCGGCGACGGAATAAGGCTTTATGCCATGCAGCAGAGTCTGAACTTCCTTCTTCTTCGTGACCGCCATCGATTACTCCTGCGCTCGAGACAATGGTAGGGCTTGCGAGCAAGCGCGAATCTATACCAGAAAGCACAGGGGCATGCAAGAAAGGGTCCGACGGGCGGGGGCGTGGCCGGTTTTGAGCGATACCTTAATAGGGGACGAGATGCTGAAGGCACTGATTTTTGATGTGGACGGGACATTGGCCGATACCGAGCGGGATGGGCATCGCGTGGCATTCAACCGCGCGTTCGCGGCCGAGGGCCTGCCGGTGGTGTGGGATGAGGCGCTTTACGGACGATTGCTTGGCATCACCGGGGGCAAGGAGCGGCTCCTCCATTTCTTTACGCGCGTCCGGCCCGATTTGCGCCCCGCGGGCGATCTGGACGTCCTTATACGGCATTTGCATGCGCGCAAGACCGATATCTACAGCGATCTCCTGAATACCGAAGGGGTGCCTTTGCGCCCGGGCATACGGCGATTGCTCACCGAGGCCCGCGACCGGGGCCTTAAGCTCGCGATCGCCACGACCACCACGGAAAAGAATCTCGAGCCGATATGGGCGGCGCTCGGACCCCAGGCGCGCGGCTGGTTTCATACCGTGGGGGCCGGCGATTGCGTGGCGGCCAAGAAGCCGGCGCCCGATGTCTATGAATATGTCCTAGCGGGGCTTGGATTGCCGGCCGGCGATTGCCTGGCCTTCGAGGACTCGGAGAACGGTCTGCGCGCCGCCACCGGCGCCGGCCTGGATACCATCGTGACGGTCACCGACTATACGCGCGCGCAGGATTTCTCGGCAGCGCTGCTCGTGGTCGATCACCTGGGCGAACCGGACCGGCCGATGGTCCGTTTGTCCGGGACGGCGTTTGCGGGCCGCATGCTCGATGTCGATGCCCTGATGGCGCTTAAAATCGCCCGGGCGTGAGTCGTGGAGGGGACCATGGAGATATTCAAGAGCTTCCGGATCGAGGCCGCGCATCGTCTGCCCGGCCTGCCCGAGGGCCATAAGTGCTGGCGGTTGCACGGGCACTCGTTTCGTATCGACGTCCATGTCCGCGGGCTGGTCGATGCGCGGTGCGGCTGGGTGATGGATTTTGCCGACGTCGGCGCGGCCTTCCGGCCGATCTTCGATGACCTCGATCACCATTATCTGAACGATATCCCGGGCCTCGAGAATCCGACCAGCGAATGTCTTGCCCAATATGTCTGGGGGCGGCTCGCGGATGTGCTTCCGGGCCTTGCGCGGGTCGTGATCCACGAGACCTGCACCTCCGGCTGCGCCTATGAAGGACCGGGATCAGTCAAGGAAGGCCAAAAGCTCGGCGGGGGTGATTAACAGGCCATCGGCCCCCCAGCGCCGGGCTTCGTCCGGGGGGGCGTAGCCGAAGGCCACCGCCAGGCCCGGCATGCCGGCGGCGTGGGCCGCCTCGATGTCCCCTTCGTCGTCGCCGACATAGATGCAGCGATCGGGGGCGATACCCATGAGCCGGCAGGCGTGGAGCAGGGGATCGGGATAGGGCTTGCGGCGTGCCAGCGTGTCGCCGCCGACCAGGCAGCGGGCGCGACCATTCAGGCCCAGGGCGGCGAGCACGCGCGCCGCCAGGTGTTCGGGTTTGTTGGTCACGACCCCCCAGGGAAGGCCGCGGGCCTCGAGCGCATCCAGGACCTCGATCATGCCCGCGTTCGGCTCGGTGGCGGTGCCGATCAGGCGCTGATAATGGGCCAGAAAGGCCGCGCGCGTCGCCTCGTAGTCGGCCATGTCCGGCTCAAGGCCGAGCCCTTCGCGCAAGAGCGCGACCGTGCCCACGGCCGTCGCCCGCCGCACCCGTTCCGGGTCCACAGGCGGGCTTCCCGGCGGCCGCAACGCCATAAGCGCCAGCGCCAGATCCGGGGCGGTGTTGGCGAGCGTGCCATCCAGGTCGAACAGTACGGCCTCGCGCGTCAAGGCCCCTCGCGCCGTGCACACACGAGATAATTGACGTCGACCGTAGGCGACAGCGCGTAATGCTCGACCACCGGCCAGTAGCGCACGCCGCTTATGGTCTCGGTCGCGAGCCCCGCGGCCCGCATCCACGCGGCGAGCTCCGAGGGGCGGATGAAGCGCGCGTACTCGTGGGTGCCGCGTGGCAGGACGTTCAGCAGGTATTCCGCGCCCACGACCGCCATCAACCACGCCTTGGGCGTGCGATTGATGGTCGAGAAGAACACCCGGCCGCCGGGCTTCACGAGTCGCGCGCAGCTTGAAACCACCGATGCGGGGTCGGGTACATGTTCCAGCATCTCAAGGCAGGTCACGACATCAAAGGTGGCGGGGCTCGTGTTTGCGAGGTCCTCGACCGAGGTCTCGCGATAGTC
The DNA window shown above is from Acidiferrobacter sp. SPIII_3 and carries:
- the ubiG gene encoding bifunctional 2-polyprenyl-6-hydroxyphenol methylase/3-demethylubiquinol 3-O-methyltransferase UbiG, producing MTPAQNADPKELQRFETVAARWWDPQGPLKTLHGMNPLRLRFIKERVDLAGRKVLDVGCGGGLLTEAMTAAGASVTGIDLAHEALLVARLHAIENGLTIDYRETSVEDLANTSPATFDVVTCLEMLEHVPDPASVVSSCARLVKPGGRVFFSTINRTPKAWLMAVVGAEYLLNVLPRGTHEYARFIRPSELAAWMRAAGLATETISGVRYWPVVEHYALSPTVDVNYLVCARREGP